CGCCGGACCGGCGCAGGCGGCGAGCAATGCGGCCACGGCCAGCGCGGGCAGCCATTTCAGTCGTGAAAAATCGAACATGTGCGTGCTCCTATTTCTTCAGGTTCGTCAGCAGGAAGTCCATGTATGCGGACGACTCGGGGAACGCCGATTTTTCGGCCAGCAACTCCCGCTGCGCGTCGTCGCGCTTGCCGGCACTCGCGTAGAGCGCCCCGAGATGCGCGTGGAAGCCCGGCGGCACCGCTTCGCCCTTCGCGGCCATTTTTTGCAGGCTCTGCTCGAGCGCGGCAATCTGCGTTTGCGGGCTCGACTTGCCCTGGAGGTAGTCGTACACCTGCGGTTGATATCCGTCCCAGCCGTAGAGCGGCGGCGTGGTCTGCGTTGCGCAGCCGGACAGCAGCGCGCTCGCGGCGGCGGCCGCGGCGCAGGCGAGCGCGACGCTGCGCGCGCGGGTTGTCGTGTGATTCATGAAAGCGTTCCCGATGGGTTTGGCGTGATTGCGAAGTCGCGTGCGGTGACGGCGGAACGGCCGCGCCGTCATTGCGCCGGGGCGAGCGCGCCCGCGTCGACTCGTTCGGCGAGGCGGTTGACCGCCTCCTGGATCGCCAGGTCGAGCACCTTGCCGTTGAGCGTGGAGTCGTAGCCTTGCGTGCCGCCCGTGCCGATCACCTCGCGGCTCGACAGGCTGTATTCGCCCGCGCCCTGGGCGGAAGCCACCACTTCGGACGTGACGGTATTGACGACGTTGAGGCTGACCTTCGCGTAGGCGACCTGGGTTTTGCCGCGGCCGAGAATGCCGAACAGTTGCTGGTCGCCCACTTCCTTGCGGCCGAACTCGGTGACGTCGCCGGTCACGACATAGCGCGCACCCTTCACGCTCTGCGCCTGCTTCGCGAAGCCCGCTTCCTGACGAATTTCAGCGAGGTTGTCGCGGTCGAGCACGTTGAAGCGCCCGCTTTGCTGGAGCGCCGTGACGAGAATGGTTTTGGCCTGGCCGCCGAGACGGTCGCTGCCGTCCGTGAAAATGCCGCGCAGGTAGCTGGAGCGGTTGTCGAACTTGCCGACGGCAACGGCCACGGGCTTGCCCGCATAAGGAGTGCGCGCGACGGCGACTTCCGGAACGGCGACGGTGTGCGACGCCTCGGTCGCGCAACCGCCGAGCATTGCGAAAACGAGTGCCACGGCCCATGGGGCACGACGCCTTGGTAACTTCGACATGATCGGTCTCTCCTCGTGATTTGCGCTGGACGACGGTCCAGGCTTCGCGCACGTCGCGACCCGGCAACCGCGCGAAAAGGGAAGGATTAAAACCGATCAATCGAAAGTGAACTGTCAATTTCGAGAGCCTGCTGACGGGCGTCAAGACGGCTGAGGTTTCACGCTGGCGACACAACGGCCCGCGCGCCGCATCGCACCCGGCGAACATTTTCTTCCATCACGCGGCCATGCCGCATCTGCGCTAGGATGAGTCTGACGGTCGCCGTACACAGGCGCGCCGCGTCCATGCTGTATCCTTAACGCTCCGCAACAGCGCGCCCAGCCAGCACACGGTGAAGGGCGCACCACCATGAACGACTCTTATCCCAGTCGACGCCAGACCGACAAACCGCAGGAAAAGCGCTCGCTCCTCGAGCGGCTGACCGATTTCATCTCGCCCGAGCCCGACTCGCGCGGCGAGCTTCTCGAAATTCTCCAGGACGCGCACGCGCGCAATCTGATCGACGCCGACTCGCTTTCGATGATCGAAGGCGTGTTCCAGGTGTCCGACCTGTGCGCGCGCGACATCATGGTGCCGCGCGCCCAGATGGACGCGATCAACATTGCCGACCGTCCCGACGATTTCATCCCGTTCGTGCTGGAAAAGGCGCACTCGCGCTATCCCGTGTTCGAGGGCAATCGCGACAACGTGATCGGCGTGCTGCTCGCGAAAGACCTGCTGCGCTACTACGCCGAAGAGGAATTCGACGTGCGCGGCATGCTGCGCCCGGCCGTGTTCATCCCCGAATCGAAGCGCCTGAACGTGCTGCTGCACGACTTCCGCGTGAACCGCAATCACATCGCCATCGTCGTGGACGAATACGGCGGCGTGGCCGGCCTCATCACGATCGAGGACGTGCTGGAGCAGATCGTCGGCGACATCGAGGACGAATACGACTTCGACGAGGAAAGCGGCAACATCATCGCCTCGCCCGACGGCCGCTACCGCGTGCGCGCGCTCACCGAAATCGGGCAGTTCAACGAGACGTTCGGCACCCATTTCTCCGACGAGGAAGTCGACACGATCGGCGGTTTCGTCACGCATCACTTCGGGCACGTGCCGCATCGCGGCGAGAAGGTGCGGATCGGCGACCTGATTTTCGAGGTGCTGCGCGCCGACGCACGTCAGGTGCATATGCTGCTCGTGCGCCGCGACCCGCTCGCGGGCCAGCGCGAAGCCGCGTTGCAACCGCCGGCCTGACCGCACGCGCCTACGCGTTCGGCACGGTTTCGCGAAACGCCGGCCTTCGGGCTGGCGTTTTGCTTTGGTGCCATCCCTATTGCCGGGTTTTGCCGATGCACGGGCGCGTCGCATGAAAATGCTATCGTTGCGCTCGCTCGCCTTTTTGCCCACTTTGTCGCCGTCACACCGCATCTCATGGCCGAACCGATCGATACCCGCGCGCAGGACGCCGCGCGCGCCGCCGCGCCCTCCGCAGATTCCGCAGATTCCGCAGATTCCGCAGATTCCGCAGATTCCGCAGATTCCGCATCGCCCGCAAATTCTGCCCATTCCGCCGATACCGCCGTGCGCCGCGCGCTGCCGTTCTGGCACTATCTGGCCGCCATCGCGCTCGGCGCGCTGAACACGCTCTCGTTCGCCCCGACGCCGCACGGCGGCTGGCTCGAAATCGTTATCTTCGCGGCGTTCTACTTCTGGCTCACGCGCACGACCGGCTGGAAGAGCGCGCTGCTCACGGGCTGGGCGTTCGGCTTCGGCAACTTCGTGACGGGCGTCTGGTGGCTCTACGTCAGCATGCATTTTTACGGCGGCATGCCCGCGCCGCTCGCGGGCGCGGCGCTCGGGCTGTTCTCGCTGTATCTCGGCGTGTATCCGGCGCTGGCCGCGCTCGTCTGGTCGTTCTGCGCGGGTCACGCGACGCATGCGGCACGGCGCGCTCGCTTCGGGTCGATGCCTGAGTCGCTGGCCGGGTCGCTGCCTTTCACGCCGACGTGGCACGGCGCATTCGCGTTCGCAAGCGCCTGGGCGCTCGGCGAATGGGCGCGCGGCTACGTGTTCACGGGCTTTCCGTGGCTCTCCAGCGGCTACGCGCAGGTGGACGGCCCGCTCGCCGGCTTCGCGCCGGTCGCGGGCGTGTACGGCGTGGGCTGGGCACTGGCGCTCGTGGCCGCGCTGATCGTGCAGGCGGCCGTGCGGGCACGGTCGGCCAAGCCCGCGCAAGTCCTTTCGGAGCCGGATTATGAGTCCGCTGCCAGGCGCGCGGCCGTCGCCATGCCCGCCTTGCTCGCCGTGCTCGTGATCGCCGCCGGGCTGCTGCTGCCGCTCGTGCCCTGGACGCAGCCTTCCGGCGCGCCGCTCAACGTGCGCCTGCTGCAAGGCAACGTGAAGCAGGAAATGAAGTTCTCCGAAACCGGCACGATGGACGCGCTCGCGGAGTTCCAGAAGCTCATCACCGAAAAGCCCGCCGATCTCGTCGTCACGCCCGAAACCGCGATTCCCGTGCTGGTGCAGGAAGTGCCGCAGCAGTTCGGCCGCGACGTCCGCGATTTCGCCGATGCGACCCACACGGCAATCCTGTTCGGCGCCGTGGGCGGCACCATCACGCCGGAAGGCCGTGTCGTCGATTACACCAACAGCCTGTTCGGGATCACGCCGGGCCAGCCGGGGCTGTATCGCTACGACAAACACCACCTCGTGCCGTTTGGCGAGTTCGTGCCTTGGGGCTTCCGCTGGTTCGTGAACCTCATGAACATTCCGCTCGGCGACTTCGCGCGCGGCGCGCCCGTGCAGCCGCCATTCCTCGTGCACGGCCAGCCGGTGGCCGCGGACATTTGCTACGAAGACATTTTTGGCGAGGAAATCGCGCGCACGGTGCGCGAGAACCCGGTTTCGCCCGGCATTCTCGTCAATTCGACCAATCTCGCGTGGTTCGGCGACACCATCGCGCTCGACCAGCACCTGCAGATCGCGCGCATGCGCTCGCTCGAAACCGGCCGGCCGATGCTGCGCGCGACCAACACGGGCGCGACGGCCGCCATCGACGGACACGGCCGCGTGATCGCGCGCCTGCCCACCTTCACGACGGGCTCGCTCGACGTGCGCGTGGAAGGCACGACCGGCTTCACGCCTTACGTGACGAGCGGCAACAACACGGTGATCGCCGTGTCGTTGCTGCTGCTCGCGGTCGGTTTCGCGTTTGGACCGGCCCTCAGGCGCCGCAAGACGCGCGCGCCATAACGCCGATGCCGATACGGCGCGCGTTTCGTCGCGAAGCGCGCGCCGCGCACGCTGGCCGCGGCGGAACGCGGGCGTGCCGGTGCGAGACACGGCGCGAAACCGGCACCCAGGCTGACACCCAGGCTGGCGCGCCGCACGGCCCGATAACCGGCTCGATAACAGGCTCGGGACCCGGCCCGATCGTCGGTCCGATATCCGGCGCAACACCGCGCGATATCGGCCCAGGTCTCAAGGCATCGGCAATCCGGTAAAATTCAAGGTTTTAGCACCCGGCAGCCTTTCCCGGCTCGGGCCGCGCCACCGCACGGAGGTTCCGGGCGGGTAGCGCCGGGCAGGTCGCCCCGCGGCCCACCGGCCGCTGCGCCGGGCGCACCAGGTTCCGCTCCGAAAGACCGCACGACACTGCAGGCACACATGCTCACGTTTCAGCAAATCATCCTGACGCTCCAGTCTTACTGGGACAAGCAGGGCTGCGCGCTGCTCCAGCCGATCGACATGGAAGTCGGCGCCGGCACTTCGCACGTCCACACCTTCCTGCGCGCGATTGGCCCCGAGCCGTGGCGCGCGGCCTACGTGCAGCCCTCGCGCCGCCCCAAAGACGGCCGCTACGGCGAGAACCCGAACCGCCTCCAGCACTACTACCAGTACCAGGTCGTGCTCAAGCCGGCGCCGGAAAACATTCTCGACCTGTATCTCGGCTCGCTCGAAGCGCTCGGTTTCGATCTCAAGCAGAACGACGTGCGTTTCGTGGAAGACGACTGGGAGAATCCCACGCTCGGCGCGTGGGGTCTCGGCTGGGAAGTGTGGCTGAACGGCATGGAAGTCACGCAGTTCACCTACTTCCAGCAAGTGGGCGGCCTCGACTGCAAGCCGGTGCTCGGCGAAATCACCTACGGGCTCGAGCGTCTCGCCATGTATCTGCAGAAGGTCGAGAACATTTACGACCTCGTGTGGACCGAGTGGGAAGAACAAGGCCCGAACGGCCTGGAAATCCGCCGCCTCACCTATGGCGACGTCTATCACCAGAACGAAGTCGAGCAATCGACCTACAACTTCGAGCACGCGAACGTCGACCTGCTGTTCACGTTCTTCAACGCGTACGAAAGCGAAGCGAAGCGCATGATGGAGCAGCAACTCGCGCTGCCCGCCTACGAACTCGTGCTCAAGGCCGCACACACCTTCAACCTGCTCGACGCGCGCGGCGCGATCTCCGTGACGGAGCGCGCGGCGTATATCGGCCGCATCCGCACGCTGTCGCGCAGCGTGGCGCAGTCGTACTACGAGTCGCGCGAAAAGCTCGGCTTCCCGATGCTCGGCAATCCCGTGCACGGCGTGCCGGGCCTGACCACCGACGAACAGGACGCCGCGATGCCCGCCTGGGCGCCGCCGCTGAAGGTCGAACGCAAGTTCGCCGAGGAATGACCGGATCTCCAGAACAATGACGCAAGCTCATCACGCCACTCTCCTCGTCGAACTGTTGACCGAGGAACTGCCGCCGAAGGCCCTCGCGCGCCTCGGCGACGCCTTTGCCGAAGGCATCGCGCAGCGCCTCGCCGCGCGCGATCTCATCGAAGGCGATCTCTCGTTCGAACGCTTCGCCACGCCGCGCCGTCTCGCGGTGACGATCAAGAACGTGCGCAGCGTCGCGCCCGAAAAGCAGGTGCGCGAAAAAGTGCTGCCCGTGTCGGTCGCGCTCGACGCCAACGGCCAGCCCACCGCGCCGCTCGCGAAGAAGCTCGCCGCGCTCGGCTTCCCCGAGTTTCCGGTTGGCGATCTCGAACGCGCGAGCGACGGCAAGAACGAGGCGTTCTTCCTGCGCTATGCGGCGCCGGGCGCCACGCTCGCCGACGGCCTGCAGGCCGTGCTCGACGAAGCGCTCGGCAAGCTGCCCATCCCGAAGGTCATGAAGTATCAGCGCCCGGACGGCAGTGACGTGCAGTTCGTGCGCCCCGTGCATCGCCTCACGGTGCTGCACGGCGAGGCAATCGTGCCGGTCACGGCATTCGGCATCGACGCCGGCGACACCACGCGCGGCCACCGCTTCCTCTCGGAAGGCCCGATCGCCATCTCGCACGCCGACGACTACGCGCACACGCTCCAGCACAAGGGCTCCGTGATCGCGAACTACGCCGAGCGCCGCGACTCGATTCGCGCGCAACTCGCCGAGCAGGCGGCCGGCGACCAGGTCGTGATGCCGGAAGCGCTGCTCGACGAAGTGAATTCGCTCGTCGAATGGCCGGTCGTGTACGCGTGCAAGTTCGAGGACGAATTCCTGCAAGTGCCGCAGGAATGCCTGATCCTCACGATGCAGACCAACCAGAAGTACTTCGCGCTCACCGACGACGAAGGCCGTCTGCGCTCGCGCTTCCTGATCGTCTCGAATCTCGCGACTTCCACGCCCGAGCAGATCGTCGAAGGCAACGAGCGCGTGGTGCGCCCGCGTCTCGCCGACGCCAAGTTCTTCTTCGAGCAGGACAAGAAGAAGACGCTTGCCGACCGCGTGCCGTTGCTCGCGAACGTGGTCTATCACAACAAGCTCGGCTCGCAGTTGCAGCGCGTGGAGCGTCTCGAAGCGCTCGCGGGTCTGATCGCCGAACGCTCGGGCGCCGACGTCGCGCTCGCGCGGCGCGCCGCGCGCCTCGCGAAGGCCGACTTGCTGACCGACATGGTCGGTGAATTCCCCGAGCTGCAAGGCACGATGGGCACCTACTACGCGCGCCACGACGGCGAGCCGGAAGACGTGGCCATCGCGTGCTCGGAGCACTATCAGCCGCGCTTCTCCGGCGACACGTTGCCCACGACCACGACCGGCAAGATCGTCGCGCTCGCCGACAAGCTGGAAACGCTCGTCGGCATCTGGGGCATCGGTCTCGCGCCCACGGGCGAGAAAGACCCGTTCGCGCTGCGCCGCCATGCGCTGGGCGTGCTGCGTATTCTCGTCGAAGAGCAGTTGCCGCTCGATCTCGTCGATCTGCTGCGCGGCGCGTATGCGCAATTCGCCGGTATCGACGCGGTGCAGGAATCGACCCAGGCGATCTACGAGTTCTGCCTCGACCGTCTGCGCGGCATGCTGCGTGAACGCGGCTACGCGGCGCAGGAAATCGACGCGGTGCTCGCGCTGAACCCGACGCGCCTCGACGACATCGTCGCGCGCCTCGACGCCGTACGCGAATTCGCGGCGCTCAACGAAGCGGCGTCGCTCGCGGCGGCCAACAAGCGCATCTCGAACATCCTCAAGAAGTCCGAGGGCACCGAGGACGCGGGCGTGCAGATCGCGCTGTTCGTGGAAGCGGCCGAGAAGGCGCTTTACGCGCAGCTCGAGCAGGTCGCGCCGCGCGTGGAAACGCAACTCGCCGCGCGCGAGTACACGGGCGCGCTCACGGCGCTCGCCGCGTTGCGCGAAACCGTCGACACGTTCTTCAACGACGTGATGGTCAACGCCGAAGATCCGGCGCTGCGCGCGAACCGCCTGGCGTTGCTGAAGGCGCTGCACCGGCAGATGAACCGCGTCGCGGACATCTCGCGACTCGCTGCGTAACGGCAAGCCAGGAACCACGCCATGCCGACCAGCACACCCCGCAAACTCGTCGTTCTCGACCGCGACGGCGTGATCAACCTCGACTCCGACGCGTTCATCAAGACGCCGGACGAATGGGTTGCGATTCCCGGCAGCCTCGAAGCGATCGCGCGCCTGAACCAGGCGGGCTATCGCGTCGCGGTGGCGACGAACCAGTCCGGCATCGGCCGCGGCCTGTTCGACACGGCCGCGCTCAACGCCATGCACGCGAAGATGCATCGGCTCGCGGCCGCCGTGGGCGGCCGTATCGACGCCGTGTTCTTCTGCCCGCACACCGCGCAAGACCATTGCGACTGCCGCAAGCCCAAGCCCGGCATGCTCAAGATGATCGTCGAACGTTTCGAGATCGAACCCGGGAACACGCCCGTGGTGGGCGACTCGCTGCGCGACCTCGAAGCGGGCGCGGCGCTCGGCTTCCGCCCGCACCTCGTGCGCACGGGCAAGGGCGAGAAAACGCTCGCGGCGGGCGGGCTGCCCGAAGGCACCCGCGTGCATGACGACCTGCGCGCCTTCGTGTTCGACTTTCTCGCCAACGAACCCGCTTGAGCGCGGCGAGCCGGCCTCCGGCTCCTCGCGCCCGCCACTTCTAACCTGTCCGCCCGATGCGCTTCCTCCGTTCCCTGCTGCTGTTCATCTACTTCATCGTCTACACGATGCCGTACGCGACGGCGTGCTTCATTGCGTTCCCGTTCTTGAACGCGACGCGGCGCTACTGGATGGCCGTGGGCTGGTGCCGCTCGACGCTGTTCGTCGCGCGCGTGCTGACCGGCATCCGCTATCGCATCGAGGGCTGGGAAAACCTGCCGGACGGGCCCGCCGTGCTCCTTTCGAAGCACCAGTCGGCGTGGGAGACGCTCGCGTTTCCGGCGCTGATGCCGCGCCCGCTCTGCTACGTGTTCAAGCGCGAGCTGTTGTACGTGCCGTTCTTCGGCTGGGCGCTCGGCATGCTGAAGATGGTTCACATCAACCGCAAGGAAGGCAAGAACGCGTTCGCCTCGGTCACGCGCCAGGGCAGGCAACGCATGGCCGAAGGCGCGTGGGTCATCATGTTCCCCGAGGGCACGCGTACGCCCGTGGGCAAGCAGGGCAAGTACAAGACGGGCGGCCCGCGTTTCGCCATCGAAACGGGCGCGCCCGTGGTGCCGATCGCGCACAACGCCGGCCACGTCTGGCCCCGAAATTCCTTTCTCAAATATGCGGGTATAGTCACGGTGTCGATCGGCAAGCCGATCGAGACGACCGGACTCACCCCCGACGAAGTGAACGCACGCGTGGAAGCGTGGATCGAAACGGAAATGCGCCGGATCGACCCCGGCGCCTATCGTGGTGCGGGCGATGCCGCAACGTCGAGCGCGACGCAAGCCTGATACACCGGTTTCTCCGGC
The Paraburkholderia acidisoli genome window above contains:
- the gmhB gene encoding D-glycero-beta-D-manno-heptose 1,7-bisphosphate 7-phosphatase, translated to MPTSTPRKLVVLDRDGVINLDSDAFIKTPDEWVAIPGSLEAIARLNQAGYRVAVATNQSGIGRGLFDTAALNAMHAKMHRLAAAVGGRIDAVFFCPHTAQDHCDCRKPKPGMLKMIVERFEIEPGNTPVVGDSLRDLEAGAALGFRPHLVRTGKGEKTLAAGGLPEGTRVHDDLRAFVFDFLANEPA
- the glyS gene encoding glycine--tRNA ligase subunit beta, which codes for MTQAHHATLLVELLTEELPPKALARLGDAFAEGIAQRLAARDLIEGDLSFERFATPRRLAVTIKNVRSVAPEKQVREKVLPVSVALDANGQPTAPLAKKLAALGFPEFPVGDLERASDGKNEAFFLRYAAPGATLADGLQAVLDEALGKLPIPKVMKYQRPDGSDVQFVRPVHRLTVLHGEAIVPVTAFGIDAGDTTRGHRFLSEGPIAISHADDYAHTLQHKGSVIANYAERRDSIRAQLAEQAAGDQVVMPEALLDEVNSLVEWPVVYACKFEDEFLQVPQECLILTMQTNQKYFALTDDEGRLRSRFLIVSNLATSTPEQIVEGNERVVRPRLADAKFFFEQDKKKTLADRVPLLANVVYHNKLGSQLQRVERLEALAGLIAERSGADVALARRAARLAKADLLTDMVGEFPELQGTMGTYYARHDGEPEDVAIACSEHYQPRFSGDTLPTTTTGKIVALADKLETLVGIWGIGLAPTGEKDPFALRRHALGVLRILVEEQLPLDLVDLLRGAYAQFAGIDAVQESTQAIYEFCLDRLRGMLRERGYAAQEIDAVLALNPTRLDDIVARLDAVREFAALNEAASLAAANKRISNILKKSEGTEDAGVQIALFVEAAEKALYAQLEQVAPRVETQLAAREYTGALTALAALRETVDTFFNDVMVNAEDPALRANRLALLKALHRQMNRVADISRLAA
- the lnt gene encoding apolipoprotein N-acyltransferase, yielding MAEPIDTRAQDAARAAAPSADSADSADSADSADSADSASPANSAHSADTAVRRALPFWHYLAAIALGALNTLSFAPTPHGGWLEIVIFAAFYFWLTRTTGWKSALLTGWAFGFGNFVTGVWWLYVSMHFYGGMPAPLAGAALGLFSLYLGVYPALAALVWSFCAGHATHAARRARFGSMPESLAGSLPFTPTWHGAFAFASAWALGEWARGYVFTGFPWLSSGYAQVDGPLAGFAPVAGVYGVGWALALVAALIVQAAVRARSAKPAQVLSEPDYESAARRAAVAMPALLAVLVIAAGLLLPLVPWTQPSGAPLNVRLLQGNVKQEMKFSETGTMDALAEFQKLITEKPADLVVTPETAIPVLVQEVPQQFGRDVRDFADATHTAILFGAVGGTITPEGRVVDYTNSLFGITPGQPGLYRYDKHHLVPFGEFVPWGFRWFVNLMNIPLGDFARGAPVQPPFLVHGQPVAADICYEDIFGEEIARTVRENPVSPGILVNSTNLAWFGDTIALDQHLQIARMRSLETGRPMLRATNTGATAAIDGHGRVIARLPTFTTGSLDVRVEGTTGFTPYVTSGNNTVIAVSLLLLAVGFAFGPALRRRKTRAP
- a CDS encoding HlyC/CorC family transporter, translated to MNDSYPSRRQTDKPQEKRSLLERLTDFISPEPDSRGELLEILQDAHARNLIDADSLSMIEGVFQVSDLCARDIMVPRAQMDAINIADRPDDFIPFVLEKAHSRYPVFEGNRDNVIGVLLAKDLLRYYAEEEFDVRGMLRPAVFIPESKRLNVLLHDFRVNRNHIAIVVDEYGGVAGLITIEDVLEQIVGDIEDEYDFDEESGNIIASPDGRYRVRALTEIGQFNETFGTHFSDEEVDTIGGFVTHHFGHVPHRGEKVRIGDLIFEVLRADARQVHMLLVRRDPLAGQREAALQPPA
- the glyQ gene encoding glycine--tRNA ligase subunit alpha, which encodes MLTFQQIILTLQSYWDKQGCALLQPIDMEVGAGTSHVHTFLRAIGPEPWRAAYVQPSRRPKDGRYGENPNRLQHYYQYQVVLKPAPENILDLYLGSLEALGFDLKQNDVRFVEDDWENPTLGAWGLGWEVWLNGMEVTQFTYFQQVGGLDCKPVLGEITYGLERLAMYLQKVENIYDLVWTEWEEQGPNGLEIRRLTYGDVYHQNEVEQSTYNFEHANVDLLFTFFNAYESEAKRMMEQQLALPAYELVLKAAHTFNLLDARGAISVTERAAYIGRIRTLSRSVAQSYYESREKLGFPMLGNPVHGVPGLTTDEQDAAMPAWAPPLKVERKFAEE
- a CDS encoding lysophospholipid acyltransferase family protein translates to MRFLRSLLLFIYFIVYTMPYATACFIAFPFLNATRRYWMAVGWCRSTLFVARVLTGIRYRIEGWENLPDGPAVLLSKHQSAWETLAFPALMPRPLCYVFKRELLYVPFFGWALGMLKMVHINRKEGKNAFASVTRQGRQRMAEGAWVIMFPEGTRTPVGKQGKYKTGGPRFAIETGAPVVPIAHNAGHVWPRNSFLKYAGIVTVSIGKPIETTGLTPDEVNARVEAWIETEMRRIDPGAYRGAGDAATSSATQA
- a CDS encoding DUF4810 domain-containing protein, which gives rise to MNHTTTRARSVALACAAAAAASALLSGCATQTTPPLYGWDGYQPQVYDYLQGKSSPQTQIAALEQSLQKMAAKGEAVPPGFHAHLGALYASAGKRDDAQRELLAEKSAFPESSAYMDFLLTNLKK
- a CDS encoding CsgG/HfaB family protein gives rise to the protein MSKLPRRRAPWAVALVFAMLGGCATEASHTVAVPEVAVARTPYAGKPVAVAVGKFDNRSSYLRGIFTDGSDRLGGQAKTILVTALQQSGRFNVLDRDNLAEIRQEAGFAKQAQSVKGARYVVTGDVTEFGRKEVGDQQLFGILGRGKTQVAYAKVSLNVVNTVTSEVVASAQGAGEYSLSSREVIGTGGTQGYDSTLNGKVLDLAIQEAVNRLAERVDAGALAPAQ